A window of the Scophthalmus maximus strain ysfricsl-2021 chromosome 8, ASM2237912v1, whole genome shotgun sequence genome harbors these coding sequences:
- the kif16ba gene encoding kinesin-like protein KIF16B isoform X2, giving the protein MASVRVAVRVRPMDRREKDLAAKSIIAMEGTKTSVTNLKVPDGVTGDSTRDRTKTFTYDFSYDSSDCKSSTFVSQEKVFRDLGGDVLKAAFEGYNACVFAYGQTGSGKSYSMMGNPGDAGLIPRICERLFSRILEATRWDEASFRTEVSYLEIYNERVRDLLRRKSTQTYNLRVREHPKDGPYVEDLSKHLVQNYGDVEELMEAGNINRTTASTGMNDVSSRSHAIFTINFTQAKFDAEMPSETVSKIHLVDLAGSERADATGATGVRLKEGGNINKSLVTLGNVISSLADMAQDGVNTNLKKKSVFVPYRDSVLTWLLKDSLGGNAKTIMIATISPADVNYGETLSTLRYANRAKNIINKPTINEDANVRLIRELRAEIARLKALLVQGNQIALLDSPTALSMEEKLHQNEARVRELTREWTNKWNETQNILKEETLALRKEGIGVVLDSELPHLIGIDDDLLSTGIILYHLKEGRTYVGREDTSTEQDIILHGLDLESEHCLFENRNGTVTLVPLGGAQCSVNGVQVTEASPLNQGAVILLGRTNMFRFNHPKEAAKLREKRKSGLLSTFSLSMSMTDLSKSCENLSTVMLYNPGLEFERQQREELEKLELKRRLIQEMEAKQQTEKAELERLQQEVESQRKESEEVQQRILRQEESLRRRSQDIESRLHDFLVEKERFEEERRSDVPGEEPQRRPSQPLEVEQDEEQRWQQEAAEQTEIYRELERLKRQREEQKVRLEAERQRLEEQEREQLSLVGRLEEQLREKHEAAAALLTREDACRLEEERRALAEIRGALLRAKEAGERPDVEDAGEEARSAQARYADFKAAQVEELGRLEKELRQQRERLEEEVSAEQNAALLLAHGLKERQQQLKETQDKGSQDATAVLQEEQLVKQAENRLQFKERQLASLAHGLLPTLAEEKQRAVEVVERGGGGGGSSNGNCDSPPGLDNTLYQVEKELEDKEEKLNLHRNSAQQLQQLQETYEFTANVARQEEKVRRKEKEILESKEKQQREAMEQAVARLERRHSALRRSVSLEPDTEELRRLRGAELEQQRVEQEIQTLRQRISEGEENSSSLVGHVQSLNTLLPLSDDRINTYIEEEVQRRLRKINLLNGADVDLSESCESLRDDEKLQNMNPRRLKYESAGRLGSSFLPAMELQENSRHTVEQSSSEDPEDVLLTQHREEKLVSTAKVLFKREVPYEDAGRRGRVNTPPEVGRAICELDRSANKKIADPRRNSSSCCVSDDVKNFEVRVKELLVNGRSEENFKHQTCDRGTSEGEESQNSVNGFITSEEKSKECGQMKRETNRSFVFGSFVGKLSDMYKDAGRRLQDTRDKIPKVGVGEMMVVLSQYVTMVSKELPLIHRMQLRPQPESFQPVGPSRDRALSLPQNTGRSVIMGVSEWPEGSVSSVKNKSPEVFHQRLVELPPVLSQLQTCSSREMLEMLESLSPRLQVIKPLSVFWVRTSNKDEPVPKPGCLLLSEKDITVVSAGADPDDSLALIHHFYLLDIKKVQISLAGQHVRLIGCSEDDVLAVFTHSQELTQEFCTSLLKAVAPQKFSEGTKSHPLLSDDLMVLSLDWTSNVPDIILDSGLHITCRFKRVLADLLYIVHGNMDDGPGKPSLADICPLLYTSVKVLNSTRGHQDAIFQFLLTDTHAALLQEDGVFHPVPRGSTLVPLQPQFRGLELRKRSDIGRLVVRQNDSCLVVDIVFSTHKPHSQAPTVESGPASSDRCHSWKLSLGCPSEAVMLINHLSS; this is encoded by the exons ATGGCCTCGGTCCGAGTGGCTGTCCGGGTCCGGCCCATGGACCGGCG GGAAAAAGACCTGGCGGCAAAAAGCATCATCGCGATGGAGGGAACCAAGACGTCCGTCACCAACCTGAAG GTTCCTGACGGCGTCACAGGAGACTCCACGAGGGACCGAACCAAAACCTTCACGTACGACTTCTCCTACGACTCCAGCGACTGTAAGAGCTCCACTTTCGTCTCTCAGGAGAAG gTCTTCAGAGATCTTGGCGGTGACGTGCTGAAAGCTGCGTTCGAGGGCTACAATGCCTGCGTGTTCGCCTATGGTCAGACGGGCTCGGGGAAGTCCTACAGCATGATGGGAAATCCA GGCGACGCAGGTCTGATCCCAAGGATCTGTGAGCGTCTGTTCAGTCGCATCTTGGAGGCGACTCGGTGGGATGAGGCGTCTTTCCGCACTGAAGTCAG TTACCTGGAGATCTACAACGAGCGGGTGAGAGACCTGCTGAGGAGGAAGTCCACTCAGACCTACAACCTGAGGGTTCGCGAACATCCGAAGGACGGACCGTACGTGGAAG ATCTCTCCAAACACCTGGTGCAGAACTATGGCGACGTGGAGGAGCTGATGGAGGCCGGAAACATCAACCGCACCACGGCCAGCACCGGCATGAACGATGTCAGCAGCCGCTCGCACGCCATCTTCACCATCAACTTCACACAG GCCAAGTTCGACGCAGAGATGCCGAGCGAGACGGTCAGTAAGATCCACCTGGTGGACCTGGCCGGGAGCGAGCGAGCAGACGCCACCGGAGCCACCGGCGTCCGACTGAAGGAAGGAGGCAACATCAACAAGTCACTGGTCACCCTGGGCAATGTCATCTCCTCTCTAG CGGACATGGCGCAGGACGGTGTGAACACCAACCTGAAGAAGAAGTCGGTGTTTGTCCCGTACAGGGACTCGGTGCTGACGTGGCTGCTCAAAGACAGTCTGGGGGGCAACGCCAAGACCATCATGATCGCCA CCATTTCCCCGGCGGATGTGAACTACGGCGAGACGCTGAGCACGCTGCGCTACGCCAACCGGGCCAAGAACATCATCAACAAGCCGACTATCAACGAGGACGCCAACGTCAGGCTGATCAGGGAACTGCGGGCTGAGATCGCCCGACTGAAGGCTCTGCTGGTTCAGGGCAACCAG ATCGCTCTCCTGGATTCGCCCACCGCTCTGAGCATGGAGGAGAAACTGCACCAGAACGAAGCCCGG GTTCGGGAGCTGACGAGGGAGTGGACCAACAAATGGAATGAGACCCAGAACATCCTGAAG GAGGAGACTCTGGCTCTGAGGAAAGAGGGCATCGGCGTGGTGCTGGACTCGGAGCTGCCTCACCTCATCGGCATCGACGACGACCTCCTGAGCACCGGCATCATCCTGTACCACCTGAAG GAGGGACGGACGTACGTGGGCAGAGAGGACACGTCCACGGAGCAGGACATCA TCCTTCACGGTCTCGACCTGGAGAGTGAACACTGCCTGTTCGAGAACCGGAACGGAACAGTGACTCTGGTGCCGCTGGGCGGAGCTCAGTGCTCCGTCAACGGGGTTCAGGTGACGGAGGCGTCGCCGCTCAACCAAG GCGCCGTGATTCTGCTCGGCAGGACGAACATGTTTCGGTTCAATCATCCGAAGGAGGCGGCGAAGCTTCGGGAGAAACGAAAg AGTGGCCTGCTCTCGACCTTCAGTCTGTCCATGTCCATGACGGATCTGTCCAAGTCCTGTGAAAACCTATCGACTGTGATGCTCTACAACCCCGG gtTGGAGTTTGAGCGACAGCAgcgagaggagctggagaaactGGAGCTCAAACG GAGGCTGATCCAGGAGATGGAGGCAAAGCAGCAGACTGAGAAGGCGGAGCTTGAGCGCCTCCAACAGGAGGTGGAGAGTCAGCGCAAAGAGTCCGAGGAGGTGCAGCAGCGGATCCTCCGTCAGGAGGAAAGCCTCCGCCGCCGCAGCCAGGACATCGAGAGTCGTCTGCATGACTTCCTGGTAGAGAAGGAGCGCTTTGAGGAGGAGAGACGCTCGGACGTCCCGGGGGAGGAGCCTCAGCGGCGGCCGAGCCAGCcgctggaggtggagcaggatGAAGAGCAGCGGTGGCAGCAGGAGGCTGCGGAGCAGACTGAGATATACCGCGAGCTGGAGAGACTGAAGAGGCAGCGCGAGGAGCAGAAGGTTCGTCTGGAGGCCGAGCGCCAGcgtctggaggagcaggagcgggAGCAGCTGAGTCTGGTGGggaggctggaggagcagctgagggagAAACACGAGGCGGCCGCCGCGCTGCTGACACGGGAAGACGCTTgccggctggaggaggagcgccGGGCGCTGGCCGAGATCAGAGGAGCGCTCCTCCGAGCCAAAGAGGCCGGAGAGCGGCCGGATGTGGAGGACGCCGGCGAGGAGGCCAGGTCCGCTCAGGCTCGGTATGCGGACTTCAAGGCGGcgcaggtggaggagctgggtcggctggagaaggagctccggcagcagagggagcgtctggaggaggaggtctctGCTGAGCAAAACGCAGCGCTGCTCCTCGCCCATGGCCTCAAAgagagacagcagcagctgaaggagaCGCAGGACAAGGGGTCGCAGGACGCCACCGCCGTCctccaggaggagcagctggtcaAACAGGCAGAGAACAGGCTGCAGTTCAAGGAGCGGCAGCTGGCCAGCCTGGCCCACGGCCTCCTCCCGACGCTGGCCGAGGAGAAGCAGAGAGCCGTGGAGGTGGTggagcgcggcggcggcggcggcggcagcagcaatGGGAACTGCGACAGCCCACCGGGTCTGGACAACACACTGTACcaggtggagaaggagctggaggacaaggaggagaaacTCAACCTCCACCGGAACAGCgcccagcagctgcagcagctccaggagaCGTACGAGTTCACGGCCAACGTGGCCcggcaggaggagaaggtgaggaggaaggagaaggagatccTGGAGTCcaaggagaagcagcagagggaggcgATGGAGCAGGCGGTGGCCCGGCTGGAAAGGAGGCACTCGGCCCTGAGGCGCAGCGTCTCCCTGGAGCCCGACACTGAGGAGCTGAGGCGCCTGAGGGGGGCGGAGCTAGAGCAGCAGAG GGTGGAGCAGGAGATCCAGACGCTGAGGCAGAGGATCAGCGAAGGGGAAGAAAACAGCAGTTCTCTGGTCGGACACGTCCAGAGTCTAAACACGCTGCTGCCGCTGTCCGACGACAG GATCAACACGTACATCGAGGAGGAAGTGCAGCGGAGGCTCCGCAAGATCAACCTCCTGAACGGCGCTGACGTGGATCTGTCCGAGTCCTGTGAATCTCTCCGG GACGATGAGAAGCTGCAGAACATGAATCCTCGGAGGCTGAAGTATGAG AGCGCCGGCAGGTTGGGGTCTAGCTTCCTGCCTGCAATGGAGCTCCAGGAAAACTCTCGTCATACGGTCGAGCAAAGCTCATCAGAAGACCCTGAAGACGTCCTGTTGACgcagcacagagaagaaaaactaGTGTCCACCGCTAAAGTCTTGTTTAAAAGAGAAGTGCCTTACGAAGACGCTGGGCGGCGAGGACGAGTGAACACGCCTCCAGAAGTCGGACGAGCTATTTGTGAACTTGATCGTTCAGCAAACAAGAAAATCGCTGATCCACGAAgaaactcctcctcctgctgcgtttCTGATGATGTGAAGAATTTTGAAGTCAGAGTGAAGGAGTTGCTTGTGAACGGACGCTCAGAAGAAAACTTCAAACACCAAACGTGTGACCGAGGGACGAGCGAAGGGGAAGAATCACAGAACTCCGTCAATGGTTTTATCACTTCTGAGGAAAAGTCAAAGGAATGTGGTCAAATGAAGCGTGAGACAAACAGGAGCTTCGTGTTCGGATCGTTTGTTGGAAAACTGTCTGACATGTACAAAGACGCAGGTAGAAGGCTGCAGGACACACGGGACAAAATCCCAAAAGTTGGAGTCGGTGAAATGATGGTTGTACTCTCTCAGTATGTGACCATGGTGTCCAAGGAACTGCCACTGATCCATCGAATGCAGCTCAGACCACAGCCAGAATCCTTCCAGCCGGTTGGTCCGTCGAGGGATCGCGCCCTCAGTCTACCTCAGAACACCGGCAGGTCCGTGATCATGGGCGTCTCCGAGTGGCCCGAAGGATCCGTGTCctctgttaaaaacaaaagtcctgAAGTGTTCCATCAGAGGCTGGTTGAGCTGCCGCCCGTCTTGTCCCAGCTACAAACCTGTTCGTCCCGAGAGATGCTGGAAATGTTGGAATCTCTGTCTCCTCGATTGCAAGTGATCAAACCACTGAGTGTTTTCTGGGTCAGAACGTCCAACAAGGACGAACCCGTTCCCAAACCCGGGTGCTTGCTTCTGTCGGAGAAGGACATAACAGTTGTCTCGGCTGGCGCGGATCCTGACGACTCTTTGGCTCTTATCCACCATTTTTATCTCCTTGACATCAAGAAGGTCCAGATCAGTCTGGCCGGGCAGCACGTCCGCCTGATCGGCTGCTCCGAAGATGACGTCTTGGCCGTCTTCACCCACAGCCAAGAGCTTACCCAGGAGTTCTGTACGTCTTTATTGAAGGCTGTTGCTCCTCAGAAGTTCTCTGAAGGGACTAAGAGTCACCCGTTACTCTCTGATGACCTCATGGTCCTCTCGCTGGACTGGACGTCAAATGTTCCTGACATCATCCTGGACAGTGGCCTTCACATCACCTGCAGATTCAAGCGAGTCCTCGCAGACTTGCTCTACATTGTCCACGGGAACATGGACGACGGCCCTGGAAAACCTTCCCTGGCTGATATTTGTCCTCTGCTCTACACGAGCGTCAAGGTCCTGAACTCCACCCGAGGCCATCAGGACGCCATCTTTCAGTTCCTCCTGACGGACACTCACGCAGCTCTTCTCCAGGAGGACGGGGTCTTTCACCCGGTGCCGCGGGGCTCCACTCTGGTCCCCCTCCAACCCCAATTCCGGGGACTCGAACTCCGCAAGCGATCAGACATCGGACGTCTGGTCGTGAGACAGAACGACAGCTGCCTGGTGGTAGACATCGTGTTCTCAACTCACAAACCGCACAGTCAAGCACCGACGGTGGAGTCGGGGCCCGCCTCCTCTGATCGGTGCCACTCCTGGAAGTTATCCTTGGGTTGCCCCTCCGAGGCTGTGATGTTGATCAATCACCTGAGTTCCTGA
- the kif16ba gene encoding kinesin-like protein KIF16B isoform X1: MASVRVAVRVRPMDRREKDLAAKSIIAMEGTKTSVTNLKVPDGVTGDSTRDRTKTFTYDFSYDSSDCKSSTFVSQEKVFRDLGGDVLKAAFEGYNACVFAYGQTGSGKSYSMMGNPGDAGLIPRICERLFSRILEATRWDEASFRTEVSYLEIYNERVRDLLRRKSTQTYNLRVREHPKDGPYVEDLSKHLVQNYGDVEELMEAGNINRTTASTGMNDVSSRSHAIFTINFTQAKFDAEMPSETVSKIHLVDLAGSERADATGATGVRLKEGGNINKSLVTLGNVISSLADMAQDGVNTNLKKKSVFVPYRDSVLTWLLKDSLGGNAKTIMIATISPADVNYGETLSTLRYANRAKNIINKPTINEDANVRLIRELRAEIARLKALLVQGNQIALLDSPTALSMEEKLHQNEARVRELTREWTNKWNETQNILKEETLALRKEGIGVVLDSELPHLIGIDDDLLSTGIILYHLKEGRTYVGREDTSTEQDIILHGLDLESEHCLFENRNGTVTLVPLGGAQCSVNGVQVTEASPLNQGAVILLGRTNMFRFNHPKEAAKLREKRKSGLLSTFSLSMSMTDLSKSCENLSTVMLYNPGLFTEKGPVFLRLEFERQQREELEKLELKRRLIQEMEAKQQTEKAELERLQQEVESQRKESEEVQQRILRQEESLRRRSQDIESRLHDFLVEKERFEEERRSDVPGEEPQRRPSQPLEVEQDEEQRWQQEAAEQTEIYRELERLKRQREEQKVRLEAERQRLEEQEREQLSLVGRLEEQLREKHEAAAALLTREDACRLEEERRALAEIRGALLRAKEAGERPDVEDAGEEARSAQARYADFKAAQVEELGRLEKELRQQRERLEEEVSAEQNAALLLAHGLKERQQQLKETQDKGSQDATAVLQEEQLVKQAENRLQFKERQLASLAHGLLPTLAEEKQRAVEVVERGGGGGGSSNGNCDSPPGLDNTLYQVEKELEDKEEKLNLHRNSAQQLQQLQETYEFTANVARQEEKVRRKEKEILESKEKQQREAMEQAVARLERRHSALRRSVSLEPDTEELRRLRGAELEQQRVEQEIQTLRQRISEGEENSSSLVGHVQSLNTLLPLSDDRINTYIEEEVQRRLRKINLLNGADVDLSESCESLRDDEKLQNMNPRRLKYESAGRLGSSFLPAMELQENSRHTVEQSSSEDPEDVLLTQHREEKLVSTAKVLFKREVPYEDAGRRGRVNTPPEVGRAICELDRSANKKIADPRRNSSSCCVSDDVKNFEVRVKELLVNGRSEENFKHQTCDRGTSEGEESQNSVNGFITSEEKSKECGQMKRETNRSFVFGSFVGKLSDMYKDAGRRLQDTRDKIPKVGVGEMMVVLSQYVTMVSKELPLIHRMQLRPQPESFQPVGPSRDRALSLPQNTGRSVIMGVSEWPEGSVSSVKNKSPEVFHQRLVELPPVLSQLQTCSSREMLEMLESLSPRLQVIKPLSVFWVRTSNKDEPVPKPGCLLLSEKDITVVSAGADPDDSLALIHHFYLLDIKKVQISLAGQHVRLIGCSEDDVLAVFTHSQELTQEFCTSLLKAVAPQKFSEGTKSHPLLSDDLMVLSLDWTSNVPDIILDSGLHITCRFKRVLADLLYIVHGNMDDGPGKPSLADICPLLYTSVKVLNSTRGHQDAIFQFLLTDTHAALLQEDGVFHPVPRGSTLVPLQPQFRGLELRKRSDIGRLVVRQNDSCLVVDIVFSTHKPHSQAPTVESGPASSDRCHSWKLSLGCPSEAVMLINHLSS, encoded by the exons ATGGCCTCGGTCCGAGTGGCTGTCCGGGTCCGGCCCATGGACCGGCG GGAAAAAGACCTGGCGGCAAAAAGCATCATCGCGATGGAGGGAACCAAGACGTCCGTCACCAACCTGAAG GTTCCTGACGGCGTCACAGGAGACTCCACGAGGGACCGAACCAAAACCTTCACGTACGACTTCTCCTACGACTCCAGCGACTGTAAGAGCTCCACTTTCGTCTCTCAGGAGAAG gTCTTCAGAGATCTTGGCGGTGACGTGCTGAAAGCTGCGTTCGAGGGCTACAATGCCTGCGTGTTCGCCTATGGTCAGACGGGCTCGGGGAAGTCCTACAGCATGATGGGAAATCCA GGCGACGCAGGTCTGATCCCAAGGATCTGTGAGCGTCTGTTCAGTCGCATCTTGGAGGCGACTCGGTGGGATGAGGCGTCTTTCCGCACTGAAGTCAG TTACCTGGAGATCTACAACGAGCGGGTGAGAGACCTGCTGAGGAGGAAGTCCACTCAGACCTACAACCTGAGGGTTCGCGAACATCCGAAGGACGGACCGTACGTGGAAG ATCTCTCCAAACACCTGGTGCAGAACTATGGCGACGTGGAGGAGCTGATGGAGGCCGGAAACATCAACCGCACCACGGCCAGCACCGGCATGAACGATGTCAGCAGCCGCTCGCACGCCATCTTCACCATCAACTTCACACAG GCCAAGTTCGACGCAGAGATGCCGAGCGAGACGGTCAGTAAGATCCACCTGGTGGACCTGGCCGGGAGCGAGCGAGCAGACGCCACCGGAGCCACCGGCGTCCGACTGAAGGAAGGAGGCAACATCAACAAGTCACTGGTCACCCTGGGCAATGTCATCTCCTCTCTAG CGGACATGGCGCAGGACGGTGTGAACACCAACCTGAAGAAGAAGTCGGTGTTTGTCCCGTACAGGGACTCGGTGCTGACGTGGCTGCTCAAAGACAGTCTGGGGGGCAACGCCAAGACCATCATGATCGCCA CCATTTCCCCGGCGGATGTGAACTACGGCGAGACGCTGAGCACGCTGCGCTACGCCAACCGGGCCAAGAACATCATCAACAAGCCGACTATCAACGAGGACGCCAACGTCAGGCTGATCAGGGAACTGCGGGCTGAGATCGCCCGACTGAAGGCTCTGCTGGTTCAGGGCAACCAG ATCGCTCTCCTGGATTCGCCCACCGCTCTGAGCATGGAGGAGAAACTGCACCAGAACGAAGCCCGG GTTCGGGAGCTGACGAGGGAGTGGACCAACAAATGGAATGAGACCCAGAACATCCTGAAG GAGGAGACTCTGGCTCTGAGGAAAGAGGGCATCGGCGTGGTGCTGGACTCGGAGCTGCCTCACCTCATCGGCATCGACGACGACCTCCTGAGCACCGGCATCATCCTGTACCACCTGAAG GAGGGACGGACGTACGTGGGCAGAGAGGACACGTCCACGGAGCAGGACATCA TCCTTCACGGTCTCGACCTGGAGAGTGAACACTGCCTGTTCGAGAACCGGAACGGAACAGTGACTCTGGTGCCGCTGGGCGGAGCTCAGTGCTCCGTCAACGGGGTTCAGGTGACGGAGGCGTCGCCGCTCAACCAAG GCGCCGTGATTCTGCTCGGCAGGACGAACATGTTTCGGTTCAATCATCCGAAGGAGGCGGCGAAGCTTCGGGAGAAACGAAAg AGTGGCCTGCTCTCGACCTTCAGTCTGTCCATGTCCATGACGGATCTGTCCAAGTCCTGTGAAAACCTATCGACTGTGATGCTCTACAACCCCGG GCTCTTCACTGAGAAGGGCCCCGTCTTCCTCAG gtTGGAGTTTGAGCGACAGCAgcgagaggagctggagaaactGGAGCTCAAACG GAGGCTGATCCAGGAGATGGAGGCAAAGCAGCAGACTGAGAAGGCGGAGCTTGAGCGCCTCCAACAGGAGGTGGAGAGTCAGCGCAAAGAGTCCGAGGAGGTGCAGCAGCGGATCCTCCGTCAGGAGGAAAGCCTCCGCCGCCGCAGCCAGGACATCGAGAGTCGTCTGCATGACTTCCTGGTAGAGAAGGAGCGCTTTGAGGAGGAGAGACGCTCGGACGTCCCGGGGGAGGAGCCTCAGCGGCGGCCGAGCCAGCcgctggaggtggagcaggatGAAGAGCAGCGGTGGCAGCAGGAGGCTGCGGAGCAGACTGAGATATACCGCGAGCTGGAGAGACTGAAGAGGCAGCGCGAGGAGCAGAAGGTTCGTCTGGAGGCCGAGCGCCAGcgtctggaggagcaggagcgggAGCAGCTGAGTCTGGTGGggaggctggaggagcagctgagggagAAACACGAGGCGGCCGCCGCGCTGCTGACACGGGAAGACGCTTgccggctggaggaggagcgccGGGCGCTGGCCGAGATCAGAGGAGCGCTCCTCCGAGCCAAAGAGGCCGGAGAGCGGCCGGATGTGGAGGACGCCGGCGAGGAGGCCAGGTCCGCTCAGGCTCGGTATGCGGACTTCAAGGCGGcgcaggtggaggagctgggtcggctggagaaggagctccggcagcagagggagcgtctggaggaggaggtctctGCTGAGCAAAACGCAGCGCTGCTCCTCGCCCATGGCCTCAAAgagagacagcagcagctgaaggagaCGCAGGACAAGGGGTCGCAGGACGCCACCGCCGTCctccaggaggagcagctggtcaAACAGGCAGAGAACAGGCTGCAGTTCAAGGAGCGGCAGCTGGCCAGCCTGGCCCACGGCCTCCTCCCGACGCTGGCCGAGGAGAAGCAGAGAGCCGTGGAGGTGGTggagcgcggcggcggcggcggcggcagcagcaatGGGAACTGCGACAGCCCACCGGGTCTGGACAACACACTGTACcaggtggagaaggagctggaggacaaggaggagaaacTCAACCTCCACCGGAACAGCgcccagcagctgcagcagctccaggagaCGTACGAGTTCACGGCCAACGTGGCCcggcaggaggagaaggtgaggaggaaggagaaggagatccTGGAGTCcaaggagaagcagcagagggaggcgATGGAGCAGGCGGTGGCCCGGCTGGAAAGGAGGCACTCGGCCCTGAGGCGCAGCGTCTCCCTGGAGCCCGACACTGAGGAGCTGAGGCGCCTGAGGGGGGCGGAGCTAGAGCAGCAGAG GGTGGAGCAGGAGATCCAGACGCTGAGGCAGAGGATCAGCGAAGGGGAAGAAAACAGCAGTTCTCTGGTCGGACACGTCCAGAGTCTAAACACGCTGCTGCCGCTGTCCGACGACAG GATCAACACGTACATCGAGGAGGAAGTGCAGCGGAGGCTCCGCAAGATCAACCTCCTGAACGGCGCTGACGTGGATCTGTCCGAGTCCTGTGAATCTCTCCGG GACGATGAGAAGCTGCAGAACATGAATCCTCGGAGGCTGAAGTATGAG AGCGCCGGCAGGTTGGGGTCTAGCTTCCTGCCTGCAATGGAGCTCCAGGAAAACTCTCGTCATACGGTCGAGCAAAGCTCATCAGAAGACCCTGAAGACGTCCTGTTGACgcagcacagagaagaaaaactaGTGTCCACCGCTAAAGTCTTGTTTAAAAGAGAAGTGCCTTACGAAGACGCTGGGCGGCGAGGACGAGTGAACACGCCTCCAGAAGTCGGACGAGCTATTTGTGAACTTGATCGTTCAGCAAACAAGAAAATCGCTGATCCACGAAgaaactcctcctcctgctgcgtttCTGATGATGTGAAGAATTTTGAAGTCAGAGTGAAGGAGTTGCTTGTGAACGGACGCTCAGAAGAAAACTTCAAACACCAAACGTGTGACCGAGGGACGAGCGAAGGGGAAGAATCACAGAACTCCGTCAATGGTTTTATCACTTCTGAGGAAAAGTCAAAGGAATGTGGTCAAATGAAGCGTGAGACAAACAGGAGCTTCGTGTTCGGATCGTTTGTTGGAAAACTGTCTGACATGTACAAAGACGCAGGTAGAAGGCTGCAGGACACACGGGACAAAATCCCAAAAGTTGGAGTCGGTGAAATGATGGTTGTACTCTCTCAGTATGTGACCATGGTGTCCAAGGAACTGCCACTGATCCATCGAATGCAGCTCAGACCACAGCCAGAATCCTTCCAGCCGGTTGGTCCGTCGAGGGATCGCGCCCTCAGTCTACCTCAGAACACCGGCAGGTCCGTGATCATGGGCGTCTCCGAGTGGCCCGAAGGATCCGTGTCctctgttaaaaacaaaagtcctgAAGTGTTCCATCAGAGGCTGGTTGAGCTGCCGCCCGTCTTGTCCCAGCTACAAACCTGTTCGTCCCGAGAGATGCTGGAAATGTTGGAATCTCTGTCTCCTCGATTGCAAGTGATCAAACCACTGAGTGTTTTCTGGGTCAGAACGTCCAACAAGGACGAACCCGTTCCCAAACCCGGGTGCTTGCTTCTGTCGGAGAAGGACATAACAGTTGTCTCGGCTGGCGCGGATCCTGACGACTCTTTGGCTCTTATCCACCATTTTTATCTCCTTGACATCAAGAAGGTCCAGATCAGTCTGGCCGGGCAGCACGTCCGCCTGATCGGCTGCTCCGAAGATGACGTCTTGGCCGTCTTCACCCACAGCCAAGAGCTTACCCAGGAGTTCTGTACGTCTTTATTGAAGGCTGTTGCTCCTCAGAAGTTCTCTGAAGGGACTAAGAGTCACCCGTTACTCTCTGATGACCTCATGGTCCTCTCGCTGGACTGGACGTCAAATGTTCCTGACATCATCCTGGACAGTGGCCTTCACATCACCTGCAGATTCAAGCGAGTCCTCGCAGACTTGCTCTACATTGTCCACGGGAACATGGACGACGGCCCTGGAAAACCTTCCCTGGCTGATATTTGTCCTCTGCTCTACACGAGCGTCAAGGTCCTGAACTCCACCCGAGGCCATCAGGACGCCATCTTTCAGTTCCTCCTGACGGACACTCACGCAGCTCTTCTCCAGGAGGACGGGGTCTTTCACCCGGTGCCGCGGGGCTCCACTCTGGTCCCCCTCCAACCCCAATTCCGGGGACTCGAACTCCGCAAGCGATCAGACATCGGACGTCTGGTCGTGAGACAGAACGACAGCTGCCTGGTGGTAGACATCGTGTTCTCAACTCACAAACCGCACAGTCAAGCACCGACGGTGGAGTCGGGGCCCGCCTCCTCTGATCGGTGCCACTCCTGGAAGTTATCCTTGGGTTGCCCCTCCGAGGCTGTGATGTTGATCAATCACCTGAGTTCCTGA